From the genome of Candidatus Omnitrophota bacterium:
CTGCCTCGGCTCCTTTCCAATTGTTCGTCAAAAAGCCGCGCAGCCATCGCCCTAAACTTAGATCGCTTCTTTTGATTCCGTCTGGGAGATTGCAATCAAGATAATCGGATATGCGCGCCCCATTGCGGAAACCGCGAATTTGCCGCCCGTCAACGGTTTCAACAATGAAAGTTTGTCCATTTAAAGAGTTTTGTTCCGAACCTGGAGTATAGGGGATCGGCGGAGGATTGAATATATCATGCGAATGCTCCTCAAGACTCCCTAAACGTCTTTGCCGTGTCGCCTGTTGATAAAGTGCATCGGCTTCATTCAACAAGGCATCGAATTTTTCTTGCTCACTTTTGGTCATTGATCGATTACTGACGCCGTCAATAATCTTGCGAGCATCACTCAACAATCCCGCCCGTTTTTGGAGAATGTCTTGAATTCTCATACTTTTGACCTCTTTCCATTTATTCCAAACACCAAGGCGTTTCATCCGGCTGCGAAGTGGTTCGGGATTCTGCTTTCCCTGATTTCTCGGCTCGCCGTTTGGATTGCAGAAATCCGCCAGGCGAGTGATACTTTTATGTAACCGGCTTCCAGTGGTTCTCCACGCTTGCCATTTGTTATTCGCGCTCAAATCATGCGCGACTATTTCCCCTTTTTATTCGCCCATTTAACTGGCTTTTCTTAAGCCGTAATGGATGTTTTTATAAATAACACTCATTTTCTTTCAAAACTTTATTTAATGCCTTACAGCCCCCCCTTTATACCCCCCCCATCCAATTTCGCGCTCGCTAAAGCAAGGCTAGGATAAGTGTTTTTCTTTCTTCGCCTTTAGAGATTTTCACCCCTTACCCCCTTTAGCCGAATTTCGATTTTCCTCTATCCAGTTGTCCAATTCGCTCTTACGAAAAAGATTCTTGCGCCCAACTTTGGAGAATGGAATCTTTTGCTCACTCACGTAGTCATAGAGCGTTTGACTTGCGATTCCCAAATAGGCCGCTGCTTCCTCATGCGTCAACGTATCCTTCGCCGGTTGGGATGGATTCTTGATTAAGTTTTCAAGTAGATCGTTTCCCCGCCGCGTCTCTTCGAGGATGTTGATTAGAATCGTTTCCACCCGCGAACTGCTTGCGGCTCGAATGTTTATTACTTCTCCCGTAAGTTCGGTCATGATTCACTTTCCTTTCGCAATTGACAATTCGTTTCGTATGCCTTTATTCCCGCCCGCCGCCGTTGATTCTCTTTGTATAATTCGCAATACTCTCCCCATTGTGGATGTCCCCGCGCCATCGCCTCATCAAGATGAATCATGCTCTTTCGCTGGTTGATGAATAACCGCGCATCGAAACGATCATCATTCATCCCTCGCTTCATGATCCCGATTCGATATTTGATTTCTTCGTTTACAACCCGTTCGCTTGGTGTCCAGTCTCCCGATTCACTTGCAAACAAATCGGCGAAATCGTTCCGATATCTTTCCAAAGAGTTTTTAAAATAATTCAATCCTTCTTCCGAAGGTGAAGAGAGAAAATCAAATAGCGCCGCATCGATCTCGCTTTCCGAAACGGTCTCTTTCGCTTCCTTTAAAACTTGAAAGAATTCCTCAGGATTTATTACCGCAGAATGCTTTCGATAACACTCCTGTACTTTAACCAGCGTTTTTTCAGAAGAAAAAAGATTTTTAAAAATAGCAACATCGCGATTCGGTATATTGACCACCTCGCCCCCGTTACTCTCTCTATCTAGCTTAGTCGTTGTGTTTGTTTCTTTATTTTCTTTAATTTGTTTTACTTCTCTTGTTATTATTATGCTTTCATTTTCGGAATGACTGATTTTATTTTCTGAATCGGTCAGCTCAATTTGACCCCCCTCGATTCCATTTTTGGAATCAGTAGAGGTTTTCTTATCCTTAGCGATTCCATTTTTTGAATCACTGTTCGGATCACACAAAACATACTTAAAACTTACTCTACGACCTTCGATTTCCCTCATGATTATTACAAGACCAGCAGCAACCAACTCCTCAAGGCAACGATGAATTGTAGGAGCGGAAACATTCAATTCAGCAGCCATACTTTTCCGCGATGGATAACAAAAGTTTCTTTTGTCGTTTGTGTAGCTTTTTAAAAGCAAATAAAGTAATTTTGACGTTGGGCTTACATCCATACTGGATAGAGAGAGAAACAACTTAACAGGAATCCGCATTTCCCAAGTGCTGTTTTCCCGCGCCGTCTTGGTTTGATTTGAATCAATTTGTATTTGGGGATTGATGTTCATTTCAGATATCCCCCCGCCGTTGCCTATAGGCCAATTCCGCCGTCAACTCGCCCATAATCCGCGCTTGGTTCGCCCGGAAGGAATTCGCGTCTTTGGCGTTGACTACCATCGAAACGTTGAACGTATTCCCGCCCGCCGGCTGAATGCTCCCCGCCGTTGCCGGTATGAAGTACTCCGCGCCCGCTTCTCCAACGCGATAGACGTTTCCCGGATTGACCGATCCGCCGGAAGCCCGCCCGCCGCCGAAGAGAAATCCGCCGATCCCGCCGCTTTGACCAAGCATCCCGCCCAACCAGTTAAATAGGTTCCGTGACGCAAGATCGGCCACGATTCGATCTATCGAAGCGATGAACTTCGTTGTAAAGCCGGTCAGGTTGCCTTGCATGACGCCAAAGAATAGATCGCTGAACGATTCCTGCATCGTCTGCGCCGTTCTTCGGCTCGCCTCGATCCAGCCATTGAATTCATCATGCAAAAGTTTCGTTGTCCGGTCAAATTGCTTATTATCAATAGCGCCCATCCGTAGGCCTTCATTCAGCGTTCTAAGATTCTCTTGCAGCCGTTGCCGATCAGTTTGGAACGAACGATCGATCCCATCGGCGAAAGTCTTGTAGCGCTGCATTTCTTGCTCATGGCGGGCGATGATCTCTTGTAGTATCCCTTCCGTTTTGTCTCTCTCGATCTTTAGGGCTTCTTCCTTATTCTTCCGAACAATTTCATTGATGCGCTCGCCCGTGATTCTCGTTACTTCCTCTATGGCTCGACTGGAACTTGTCAACACGTCCTCACGTTGCCAGCCAAGAAGAGCATCGTTGGCAAGAATATTTTTTTTTAGATTTTCGATCTCGCGTAGGCGGGATTCTCCCGATTGCTTTTCGATTGCAACCAGACGATCCACCCCTTCCAGTCCGATCAATACGCGCTCGTTGGCAAGAGAGGAAGCGAGGTCTTTAATTTGCGCCGCGTATTTTTCATAATCAACCAATGCCGCCCGCGCCGCTTTCCCTTCTGCGAAAAATCCGTCAACCATATTGCGCAGATTCATCCCCATGACTTGAATCTCATTATCCGTCATGAGCGATTGGGTTCGGGCGATATCCTGCGCTCCTAAATTAATTGCTCCAAAGGATGAGGATTGATGGATTTTTGCTAAAACATCTTTCGATAGCCCTAGGCTCCCCCCTCCTTTTTGCGCTTTAAGAAACGCCTCAAGGGCAGGATCGTAACCAACGCCGGAAGACATAACCTTGTCAATTTCGCCAGGCGCAAGGCGGATAGACTGGATGGACTTCGAAATGTTTTCCGCGCTTTTTTGCCATTCCTGAAATTGCTTGAGTATGTCATCGGTCTCGCTTTTGACTTTATCCAATGCGGGAAAAAGAGAATCGTTTACGCTCTTTGCAACATCATCGGGAAAAAGGTTTTGAACATTTTTCCCCATAACTGTAACGGCGTTAGCGGCAAAATTGGTTTCCGTTGCCAGCCGCCGCATATCATCGGCAAGACCCGTCATCCCTTTCATAGCGTCGGCGGAAACGTCAGCTATATCAGATACAACCTTATTCAAACCAAGTTCGCCGATTGCATTTTTTAAGTTAGTAAACGCATCTCCTAAGTTTGATATCTTTCCCGGAAGGCGTTCCATTTGTTTGGACATTGCCCCCGCAAAATCCGTTTCTCCAATTCTTGTTAAGTACTCAACAATATCGGCAGTGGATTTTCTTACTTCCGTCTTGACTCCCCGAAAAGTGAAATTCACCGTATCGGCTTCTTGCTTCGCCTTTATGCCAAACTCTTTCAGCCGTTCGAATTCGTTCGTTGCGGCGTCCGCCACGGCTTCAATGAATTGCTTCATATCCTTTCCGAACGCTGAAGCCGTATTCCCAAATGAGGTTAAGGCGCGTGCGGATGGATCAAGACCAAGCGCTTTCAACTTGATAAAAGACTCGATGGATTGATCCAAAGTAAAGGGTGTTTTTGTTGCAAATTCCTGCAAGTTCCTAAATGCCTCGTTTGCCGCATTCTGCGATTGTAAAACCGTTTCCAGAGAAGCGCGATATTTTTGAAACTGCGATGATGTCTCGATTATGCTTCGCCCGATGTTGACGATTTCGCGAACGGAAAACGCCGCAAACATAGCAGAGGCGGCGCGCCGCACCATTTGAGAATGACGCTCCATCCCCGTACTAAACTTTTGAATCTCTGCGCCCGCCCGCTGCATATCGGCTTTGAATTGCGCCGTCTCAGCGCGAAGATCGATAACAAGGCTTCCCAGACCAGCCATAGTCATTCCTTTTTTATTCGTTATATCGAAAGATAAACAGCCGTTCACGGGAGAATTAGGGCGAGTGGAATTGAATGGACGCAGTTATTGTAATAAAATAAAAACGCCCTTTTCAACCGTGAATCGGGTTTCAATCCGTCCGGCTGCGCGCCATCCGCCAAGATAAGGCGCAGCCGGACGGGAAAAGTTAAAAAGATAAAAGATGATCTATTGCTTCTTGAAAAACTTTGTTATGAATTTCAATCGCAATATCATCATCATTTTCAATAGCCATGACTTCCTCAAAAGCCTCCATCGCCAGTTTTTTCGCAAATCTGACTTTCATCACATACTTACCTTTAATCTCATTCAATAGATTTTCTGCAACCTTAGAATGGAGGCACTGCAATGATTCTTGAATCTGTTCCACGATAGTTTCTCCTTTCTCTTTTGTAGGATTGTTATTCCGATCATGGCGGATGGAAATGATTAACTAATTCCGTTCTCTTCTTCGAGTTTTTTCAAATGAGAAAGCGCTCTAATTTTTTCCGATGTTGGAATCTTCGCGATAATATCCGATTGGAGATTAAGCAAAGCCTCAAGATAATCTCTCTTCGGCTTAAGATTATCTTGAAATTGTTTTCTTTGTGCTTCCTCATCCTCTTCGGATATTCCTTCCCATGCAAAACCAGGATCATCATAATCGCTTAAAAAATCTTGCATAAATAGATGAAGAACTTCGCCCATGACTAGTTGAGCATAATCAGGAATTTTCTGTTTGCCAATTCGCCAATTACTGACCGACTGTTGGGAAAAACCGCAAATCTTCGCAACCGTCGAATCAGGAATTTCGAACACAACAAAAGCTTGCAGGGCGGGCGATTCATTCCCCAATTTTTCTTTAACTTCTTGCTCCTTTTTTTTCCTCAAAATATGCGCTTTACGAATTTCCGAAATTTCCGCCAAAACCTCATCGTGATTTAAATTTCCCTTCATCATGGAAAACTCCTTTTACTACTATATGATTGTAGATTGTATTATAGTAGTAAATTACCACTACGTAAAGAGGAAATTTCAGATTTTTTTTCAACGATTTAAATTAAATTTATTAATACACATGATTATTTATAACTCTTTTTCTCTAAATATACGCTAAAAATCATTTTCTTTTCGTCGAATGAAAAAGCATTGCTGCAATAATCATCTATTTGTTTTTTTTGATCTTCCTCAGATAAATCCGACAAACACCATAAAGCCGCTTGAGTATACAGTTCTTGACTAACTCCTAGTTTTTTTATTGATTTATTTGCTCTCTCGATCATTATCATCTTTCCTTTCTAATAAGGTTTTTGTGATACATCGGCTATATGCCGAAAACATCTTATATTCAATATTTACAACCAATAGGTTGCAATATATGACTTTTTTTAACCCCCAAAAAAAAGCCTGAACCGTTCGCCGTTGCAACCACATAGAAGACCGCAGCCTTTTATGAGACGGACAAACAATTCAGGCCATTCGAAAAAATGAAACGTCCAGACGCTTCGCCTAGACGTTATTTTCCCTTAGTCCTACTGCGTAAACGCCTTCTATATGGTTGCGATTTTGAACCTAGCATAATTCCATCGCTTTGTCAAGAGGGATTTTCAAATTATTTTTTGCGGGCTAGAAAGTGATTTTCCGCATCGTCTCATTAAGATGCTCTTCGGCGAGATGGGCGTAGCGTTCGGTTATCGTAATGCTTCCATGCCCCAAAAGCCTGGAAACTTCATAGAGGCTAACGCCATTCATAACGAGATGACTCGCGAAAGTATGTCTGCAAACATGCGCCGTAACCGCATTTTCACCCGTCAATTCCAGCCCCGCCGCTTGAACGATTTCGGAAAATGATCGGAATATCCGCTTAAAATAAAGGCGCGCAGCCCCGCGAACGATAAATTGACAAACGGGCGAATTTTCCCGCCGCTCCTGCAAGTATTCCTGCAAACGAGGGATAAGCGGGATGGTACGGTTTTGATGACTCTTGGGCGTGAATTCGATGGGCTTGCCGGTCATGTCGTCTTCATCCCGATAGGAAACCACGGTTAGGCGGCTACGCTCCAAATCCAAGTCAACCCATCGTTGATGAAGCGCTTCTCCAGAACGCAGCCCCGCGAACGTCATAAGATTGATATAGGCCTCCAACGCATCGCCCAGCGGATGCGCCCGCGCCGCCGCGAGAAGCCGCTCTATTTCATCCGTCGAAAGAAAGCGCAGTCTCCCCCGCGTCTCTCGCAATTTTTTGAATACGGGCAAATATTGGGCTTCCAGGAAGCCTAGTTTGACGGCATGGCGCAGTAATCGCATGAGACAGGATAGTTCGCGGTTAATCGTTGCATTGCAGACCGTTTCCAAGCGCTCCGCTCGATACATTTCAATTGCTCGATTATCGATCCGCATGAGCGGGGTATGCTCCCCAAAAAATGGAATGAGACGGGATTTCACCATGATCTTTTTTTCTACAATCCATCGGGGAGATAGTTCGGCCTGCGTATGCGCGAAATGGATCGGCGCAAATTCTCCAAGGGTGATTTTCTTCTTGCTTAGAGAAAACCGTCCTTCCCGATAATCGACAAGAAGCTTTTCGGCTTCCTTCTTATTCTTCGTTTTTAAGGAACAGGCTTTTTCTTTTCCTCCCTCCAAATAAACGACATACCAGATTTTCCCTCGCTTTTTCAACCAAGCCATATCTATACCTCCATTTATTAAGACTGGATCGAAAACCGTTGACCGGTTAAAATTTTACGAAAAATGGGATTGTACCGTATTTGTACCGTACACCCTACGAAATAGGGCGAAAACGCTTTTCGTCTTACCAGAAATAATAAATGAAAATCCCCTTTATACATAGGGGTTTTTGAAGATTGAACGAAAAGAAACGAAGAAGGGGAAAATAGCGAAAAAAGGCGGGCATGTAGTCTTTGGAACTGGAGCCTGCAGGTTCAAGTCCTGCCTCCCCAGCATCTTCTTCTTTCCCCTTTAAATTCCGCCGATTTCTAATTCCTTCAACGCCCTTCCCGCTCTCGCTGAAATATCCTCAACCGTCATTATTCTCAATACTTTCGATCACCTATCAATAATTAAAAACGGCTGGACGCCCGCCTACAGTTATCCTAACATGAAAACGGCTCAGATCGCATTTTTTTTGAAACGAGATTGGCGGGAAGGTAAAGCATGATGAAATTATATTATTTGTTGCCTCTTACCATAATCGCTATGCTTCATCCCTACGAATGCGCGGCGAACGATTCATTTGTCGATATTACTCAAAGCGTCGTCATCGTTCCTTCTTCGTCGAGTTCGCGCGAGATGCAAGCGGCGCGCATGGTGGCGGAAGAAGTGGAAAAACGCACGCAGATTCGATGGCGGCTAACAGCGGAATGGCCTCAGGAGCATCAACCGCGAATCGCGATCGGGCGGACGGAGGCGCTGCAATCTTCGGGATTCGAATTGAACATTCCCACCGCCTCTGCGTCCGCGCCCGAAGGCTATCGAATTTGGATGGAGCCAAAAGGGGATTCTCCCGTTATCGTCGTCGCGGGTAATGACGAACGCGGCGTTCTGTTCGGCGCGGGCTGCCTATTGCGAACCCTGCGAATGACGAATGGGAAGATACTTTTCCCGCGAGATTATCACGTTGCAACGGCGCCGAAATACGCCTTGCGCGGCCATCAGTTGGGTTATC
Proteins encoded in this window:
- a CDS encoding helix-turn-helix domain-containing protein — protein: MTELTGEVINIRAASSSRVETILINILEETRRGNDLLENLIKNPSQPAKDTLTHEEAAAYLGIASQTLYDYVSEQKIPFSKVGRKNLFRKSELDNWIEENRNSAKGGKG
- a CDS encoding helix-turn-helix domain-containing protein: MNINPQIQIDSNQTKTARENSTWEMRIPVKLFLSLSSMDVSPTSKLLYLLLKSYTNDKRNFCYPSRKSMAAELNVSAPTIHRCLEELVAAGLVIIMREIEGRRVSFKYVLCDPNSDSKNGIAKDKKTSTDSKNGIEGGQIELTDSENKISHSENESIIITREVKQIKENKETNTTTKLDRESNGGEVVNIPNRDVAIFKNLFSSEKTLVKVQECYRKHSAVINPEEFFQVLKEAKETVSESEIDAALFDFLSSPSEEGLNYFKNSLERYRNDFADLFASESGDWTPSERVVNEEIKYRIGIMKRGMNDDRFDARLFINQRKSMIHLDEAMARGHPQWGEYCELYKENQRRRAGIKAYETNCQLRKESES
- a CDS encoding tape measure protein is translated as MAGLGSLVIDLRAETAQFKADMQRAGAEIQKFSTGMERHSQMVRRAASAMFAAFSVREIVNIGRSIIETSSQFQKYRASLETVLQSQNAANEAFRNLQEFATKTPFTLDQSIESFIKLKALGLDPSARALTSFGNTASAFGKDMKQFIEAVADAATNEFERLKEFGIKAKQEADTVNFTFRGVKTEVRKSTADIVEYLTRIGETDFAGAMSKQMERLPGKISNLGDAFTNLKNAIGELGLNKVVSDIADVSADAMKGMTGLADDMRRLATETNFAANAVTVMGKNVQNLFPDDVAKSVNDSLFPALDKVKSETDDILKQFQEWQKSAENISKSIQSIRLAPGEIDKVMSSGVGYDPALEAFLKAQKGGGSLGLSKDVLAKIHQSSSFGAINLGAQDIARTQSLMTDNEIQVMGMNLRNMVDGFFAEGKAARAALVDYEKYAAQIKDLASSLANERVLIGLEGVDRLVAIEKQSGESRLREIENLKKNILANDALLGWQREDVLTSSSRAIEEVTRITGERINEIVRKNKEEALKIERDKTEGILQEIIARHEQEMQRYKTFADGIDRSFQTDRQRLQENLRTLNEGLRMGAIDNKQFDRTTKLLHDEFNGWIEASRRTAQTMQESFSDLFFGVMQGNLTGFTTKFIASIDRIVADLASRNLFNWLGGMLGQSGGIGGFLFGGGRASGGSVNPGNVYRVGEAGAEYFIPATAGSIQPAGGNTFNVSMVVNAKDANSFRANQARIMGELTAELAYRQRRGDI
- a CDS encoding site-specific integrase is translated as MAWLKKRGKIWYVVYLEGGKEKACSLKTKNKKEAEKLLVDYREGRFSLSKKKITLGEFAPIHFAHTQAELSPRWIVEKKIMVKSRLIPFFGEHTPLMRIDNRAIEMYRAERLETVCNATINRELSCLMRLLRHAVKLGFLEAQYLPVFKKLRETRGRLRFLSTDEIERLLAAARAHPLGDALEAYINLMTFAGLRSGEALHQRWVDLDLERSRLTVVSYRDEDDMTGKPIEFTPKSHQNRTIPLIPRLQEYLQERRENSPVCQFIVRGAARLYFKRIFRSFSEIVQAAGLELTGENAVTAHVCRHTFASHLVMNGVSLYEVSRLLGHGSITITERYAHLAEEHLNETMRKITF